In Vigna unguiculata cultivar IT97K-499-35 chromosome 3, ASM411807v1, whole genome shotgun sequence, a single genomic region encodes these proteins:
- the LOC114177295 gene encoding deoxycytidylate deaminase has product MNYREVTLVFTATVIGAMTSAVAFRFFCRSQARVKSSQNGTVSSPQDPFDPSKRKGYLSWDDYFMAIAFLSAERSKDPNRQVGACLVSQDGIILGIGYNGFPRGCSDDKLPWAKKSRSGNPLETKYPYVCHAEVNAILNTNHASAAGQRLYVTMFPCNECAKIIIQSGVSEVIYFVEKRLENSAMAYIASHKLLSLAGVKVRKHQPLMNGIHLKFEEN; this is encoded by the exons ATGAACTATCGCGAGGTTACTTTAGTTTTCACGGCAACTGTGATCGGTGCTATGACATCTGCAGTTGCTTTCCGCTTCTTCTGCCGCTCTCAAGCGCGCGTGAAATCGTCCCAAAACGGCACCGTTTCCTCTCCTCAGGACCCTTTCGACCCTTCCAAAAGGAAAGG aTATTTATCCTGGGATGATTATTTTATGGCAATTGCATTTTTGTCAGCTGAGAGGTCCAAAGACCCTAACAGGCAG GTTGGTGCTTGTTTGGTGAGTCAAGATGGTATAATTCTTG GAATTGGTTATAATGGGTTTCCAAGGGGTTGTTCTGATGACAAGCTACCCTGGGCAAAG AAATCCAGGTCTGGGAATCCTTTGGAGACTAAGTACCC TTATGTTTGTCATGCAGAGGTAAATGCTATTCTTAACACAAATCATGCTTCTGCTGCGGGACAA CGGCTATATGTGACCATGTTTCCCTGCAATGAATGTGCTAAGATCATAATCCAG TCAGGAGTTTCTGAAGTAATTTATTTTGTGGAGAAGAGATTAGAAAATTCAGCTATGGCATATATAGCCTCTCACAAACTACTTTCATTAGCTGGTGTAAAG GTCAGGAAACATCAACCACTGATGAATGGAATTCATCTGAAGTTTGAGGAGAACTAG
- the LOC114179889 gene encoding ubiquitin-like modifier-activating enzyme 5 encodes MEVELKQLNADLQFLSQSLPDPSHHALLRKIQLRVEDLGKLAAAAPVHRSKVEDMSAEVVDSNPYSRLMALQRMGIVENYERIRDFSVAIVGIGGVGSVAAEMLTRCGIGRLLLYDYDKVELANMNRLFFRPDQVGLTKTDAAVQTLSDINPDVVLESYTLNITTVTGFETFMSSLKKKSFRPNKEGSGVDLVLSCVDNYEARMAVNQACNELSQTWMESGVSEDAVSGHIQLLIPGETACFACAPPLVVASGVDERTLKREGVCAASLPTTMGVVAGLLVQNTLKLLLGFGQVSPYLGYNSLKDFFPTMQMRPNPQCSNVACLKRQEEYMLAKPARDAAAKAKMEAEVLSIEEVPLHDDNEWNISVVNDVELDGPDTRSSDVLPEGLTHELPSADEFHKAISDAPVADNDDLEDLRRQLEAINSA; translated from the exons ATGGAGGTCGAACTCAAACAGTTGAACGCCGATCTTCAATTTCTGAGCCAATCGCTTCCCGATCCATCTCATCATGCTTTGCTCCGCaag atTCAATTGCGTGTTGAGGACCTTGGCAAGCTTGCAGCGGCTGCACCTGTTCATCGCTCCAAAGTTGAG GATATGAGTGCTGAGGTTGTAGATAGCAATCCTTATAGTCGGCTTATGGCACTTCAGAGAATGGGTATTGTGGAGAACTATGAAAGAATACGCGATTTCTCCGTTGCCATAGTT GGGATTGGTGGTGTAGGAAGTGTTGCAGCTGAGATGCTGACTAGATGCGGCATAGGTCGACTTTTGTTGTATGATTATGACAAAGTGGAGCTTGCAAACATGAATAGGTTGTTCTTTCGTCCAGATCAG GTTGGTTTGACTAAGACTGATGCAGCTGTACAGACTCTTTCAGACATAAACCCTGATGTTGTACTAGAG AGCTATACACTGAATATCACAACCGTCACAGGTTTTGAAACCTTTATGtcaagtttgaaaaaaaaatcatttcgcCCAAATAAAGAAGGGAGCGGCGTGGATCTGGTTTTAAGTTGTGTGGATAATTACGAAGCAAGAATGGCTGTTAACCAg GCCTGTAATGAATTGAGTCAAACATGGATGGAGTCAG GTGTTTCTGAGGATGCTGTTTCTGGCCATATTCAACTACTTATTCCTGGTGAAACTGCCTGTTTTGCTTGTGCACCTCCTCTG GTTGTTGCATCTGGGGTAGATGAACGCACACTCAAGCGCGAAGGGGTCTGTGCCGCATCATTACCCACCACTATG GGGGTTGTTGCTGGCCTTCTAGTCCAAAACACACTAAAATTATTGTTAGGCTTTGGACAAGTCTCTCCATATTTG GGATATAATTCTCTTAAGGATTTTTTTCCAACTATGCAAATGAGGCCAAACCCTCAATGTTCAAATGTTGCTTGCCTGAAAAGACAG GAAGAATACATGCTTGCAAAACCAGCAAGAGATGCTGCAGCCAAAGCAAAAATGGAAGCTGAAGTACTATCAATTGAGGAAGTGCCACTTCACGACGATAATGAATGGAATATAAG TGTTGTTAATGATGTTGAGCTGGACGGTCCGGATACCAGAAGTTCAg ATGTTCTGCCGGAAGGTCTCACGCATGAACTTCCTAGTGCAGACGAGTTTCACAAGGCAATTTCTGACGCGCCAGTGGCTGACAACGACGACCTTGAAGATCTTCGTAGGCAACTTGAAGCCATTAATTCTGCATAG
- the LOC114175888 gene encoding ATP synthase delta chain, chloroplastic encodes MASLQHPTASLQSKHVLIPGKSLSQKPALTVSFPRSTFSALKLKLAAATRRSNGAAGARMSATVASSYAQALADVASGNSTLDATAADIEKISELFSDSTVSDFFADPTLDVEKKRQLVDDIAESSAFQPHTRNFLYILVDAQRIDLINEIAKEFELVYNKLTDTELAVVTSVVKLESQHLAQIAKQVQKLTGAKNVRIKTLLDPSLVAGFTVRYGNSGSKLIDMSVRKQLEDIAAQLELSDITLAV; translated from the coding sequence ATGGCGTCCTTGCAGCATCCCACCGCTTCCCTTCAATCCAAACACGTTCTAATCCCCGGAAAGTCCCTTTCCCAGAAACCCGCGCTCACCGTCTCCTTTCCCCGTTCCACTTTCTCCGCCCTCAAGCTCAAGCTCGCCGCCGCCACCCGCCGCTCCAACGGCGCCGCGGGCGCCAGAATGTCGGCCACGGTGGCTTCCAGCTACGCCCAGGCCCTGGCTGACGTGGCGAGCGGCAACAGCACGCTGGACGCCACCGCCGCCGACATCGAGAAAATCAGCGAGCTGTTCTCGGACTCGACGGTGTCGGACTTCTTCGCGGATCCCACGCTGGACGTGGAGAAGAAGCGGCAGCTGGTGGACGATATCGCCGAGTCCTCGGCGTTCCAACCGCACACCAGAAACTTCCTCTACATCCTGGTGGACGCGCAGAGGATCGATCTCATTAACGAGATAGCGAAGGAGTTCGAATTGGTGTATAACAAGTTGACCGACACGGAGCTGGCGGTGGTGACTTCGGTTGTGAAGTTGGAGTCCCAGCACCTGGCGCAAATCGCGAAGCAGGTTCAGAAGCTGACTGGGGCCAAAAACGTGAGGATCAAGACCCTCCTTGACCCTAGTTTGGTGGCCGGTTTCACTGTGAGATACGGCAATTCTGGCTCCAAATTGATTGACATGAGCGTCAGGAAGCAGCTTGAGGACATTGCTGCTCAGCTTGAGTTGAGTGATATCACACTCGCCGTATAA